The segment AGTAGAGTTGAATAGGGGAGTGGGGATTCTTAATTTGGACTTTTGGAGGATACTTATAGTTTTAGCAATTGTATTTAGCCTTTTTTCTGCATGGAAAGATTATAGGAAAAAGGTTGATAAAGCAGAAGTTGAAGAAGAAAAAAGACAAGCAGGTGTTTCTTTTCTTCTGAAAATATTTCTATTAATTTTAGTAATTGCAGTATTTATTTTTTAAGCAAATGGGTACTTTCATATTATAAGAGAAAGTTATATCCGAACGGGGAATTGGAAACAAGTGATCAATGAGAAAAAAGTGGCAACAATTGAGCCTATATGACATCGACTGTATGCATACCCAGTTGACCTATATGATTCACAAATTGAAAAAACCAGTATCGAGTTATTATAGGCTCAATACCGGTTTGTACTAATTTATTCTTTTGTATCATGGAAAAATTCGTTCATCGATTTGAACTGTCTTTGCTGACGGTCAGTCAATTCGTTTTCCACATAATAATCGACTAGTTGAGAGATGATTGCATAGGTTTTATTTTCATCTGTAAATTTGCCCAAAATCCCAATTTTGGTATGAAGATCATGAGGTAGTTTAATAGATTTCACACTGTTATTTTTTCCAACAACAGAGACCCTTTTAAGTGGAACATCTTTCTTTCTTTCCGGTTCTACTATATTCGTTTTTAACTCCGGTGCAATTACGTTTTTTTCTTTCTCTTTGATAGGCACTTGGACAGCTGTTTCTGACTTAGGTTCCTCTTTTGTAAACTTAAAGTCGTCGTTGGCTGTCACTAGAACAGGTTTTGGACGTGCCAGTGTATTTGTTTTCTGTTTTTTTTGAATGAGTGGGCCCTTTTTTGTTTGTTCACTCATGTCTTCCCACCTCTTCGAAGTGTGCTAACTTTTCTTCTATTTCATCTACGACATCGATAAAAATTTGATGTGCTTTCTTATCGTGGTGATCTACATTTTTGATTCCTGTTATATCCCATGCTTTCAAGCGTTCAAGGTGCTTAATAACATTCTTGAAGACGTTATCTTCTCCAAACAGTTCGATTGCTCTTTCTACTGTAATTTGGTCTACTCTACCACCTGCACGGAGTAGTACAGGAAGTACACCCAGAACTTGGATATCTGCATTATATTCATCGGTGATGAATTGAAGATATGATACATATGTTTCAGCACCTTCTAATGATAATTCTTGTGCCTGCAAAATAATCAATACGTAGTCGGCTGCCATCATGGCATTATCGGAATAGTCACTAATAGTTGGTGGAACATCTATGAATATGTAGTCATAATCTTTTTTCAAAGGTTCGAGTAGTTTCTTCATATATGAAATCTGATCTATGTCTTCTTTAAATTCTGAGTATAGGAACTTAGAGAAGTTCTTGAAAGAGACAGCAGCAGGAATCAAATCCAAATTTTCTGTTACCTTCATGACTACACTGCTAAGGTCTCCACTTTTGAATCCGTCAAAGATTGTTTTATCGATTGTTTGAATACCTGCAGAACGAGCTATCATTGTACTGGCGTTTCCCTGTGGATCCATATCGATTAATAATACTTTCTTATTGTAAACGGTTGAATATTCCCAGCTAGTCATTACAGATACCTTTGTTTTTCCTACTCCACCTTTAAAGTTACCTACTACGATGGTTTTTGCGCTCATCGAATCCCTCCTCTTTGTAATGTTTTCCAAAACACAAACTTCTACCTAACGAACTTCTACCTTTGCATATAACTAATAATATCACAAGTAAATGTTTGTTAAGTAAAAAAATAGAATGTAATACAAATGTAATGTAAATGTAATATTTCCCTATCTATATTTACATAGGTAGAAAAGGGGGAATTTCCACCTGCGCGATAATGGTGTTCATTCTAACGTAAGTGGAAAAGAGGGAATTTCCACCTGCGCGATAATGGTGCTCATTCTAACGTAAGTGGAAAAAGGAGAATTTCCACCTGCGTGATAATGGTGTTTATTCTAACGTGAGTGGAAAAAGGGGAATTTCCACCTGCGCGATAATGGTGTTTATTCTAATGTAACTAGAAAATAAAAAATTTCTACCTATGCTATAATGGATTTAATAATAACGGAAGGGGAAATTTCCACTTGTGTGAGATTAAATTATAAAAAAATTGAGGTATAAGTGTAGGCTAAGCAAGGACTTTTTCAACTCATATTATTCCAAAATATATTTAATTCTAACGTAGGTGGAAAAGTGGAAATTCCTACTTCTGTGAAGGTATTTTTCATTCTAACGTAAGTGGAAAAAGGGAAATTCCTAATTCTGCGAGGATGCCTTTCATTCTAACATAAGTGGAAAAGAGT is part of the Paenisporosarcina antarctica genome and harbors:
- a CDS encoding ParA family protein, coding for MSAKTIVVGNFKGGVGKTKVSVMTSWEYSTVYNKKVLLIDMDPQGNASTMIARSAGIQTIDKTIFDGFKSGDLSSVVMKVTENLDLIPAAVSFKNFSKFLYSEFKEDIDQISYMKKLLEPLKKDYDYIFIDVPPTISDYSDNAMMAADYVLIILQAQELSLEGAETYVSYLQFITDEYNADIQVLGVLPVLLRAGGRVDQITVERAIELFGEDNVFKNVIKHLERLKAWDITGIKNVDHHDKKAHQIFIDVVDEIEEKLAHFEEVGRHE